From the Lathyrus oleraceus cultivar Zhongwan6 chromosome 4, CAAS_Psat_ZW6_1.0, whole genome shotgun sequence genome, one window contains:
- the LOC127138009 gene encoding uncharacterized protein LOC127138009, giving the protein MDQETITIDTSYSAFVQRTLPQKESDPRRVTLPITIGNVYIGKCLIDLGSSIKFSLLFVVKRLGRIELKTTRMTLQLANKSITRPHGVAEDVLVKMDKFLFPVDFVVIDMEEDDDAPLILGRPFTKTARMMIDIDYGLMKVGVQDE; this is encoded by the coding sequence ATGGATCAAGAAACAATCACTATTGATACTAGTTATAGCGCATTCGTTCAAAGGACTTTACCGCAAAAAGAAAGCGATCCTAGAAGGGTTACATTACCGATTACAATAGGAAATGTCTACATTGGAAAATGTTTGATTGATTTGGGCTCTAGTATCAAATTTAGTCTGTTATTCGTTGTGAAGAGGTTAGGAAGAATTGAGTTGAAAACAACAAGGATGACATTGCAATTGGCCAACAAGTCTATAACTCGTCCTCATGGAGTCGCGGAAGATGTGTTAGTAAAAATGGATAAATTCTTGTTCCCGGTTGACTTTGTTGTTATTGACATGGAGGAAGACGATGATGCACCATTGATTCTTGGTCGACCTTTCACGAAGACTGCTAGAATGATGATTGACATCGATTATGGTCTAATGAAGGTGGGAGTTCAAGATGAATAG